A window from Herbaspirillum sp. meg3 encodes these proteins:
- a CDS encoding methyl-accepting chemotaxis protein produces MFQRKSRVLSRALDVLVAVVIPVAVGGGAFAGLNASGLPLSVLWQAVAATAVAVILSSLASRRGNADQGVSFVDKIGSEIDHIMIGAAETSYFVDSIKNKIGQDVQAANGIVAGSEQNASTTEQIAANAERASKVAADVRSESVAGRAEVDLGLAQISKARHDAQNASAMMSALQEKSKRIHGITEVISEIAARTNLLALNAAIEAARAGEHGRGFAVVAGEVRQLAQRTKEATDDIGAMVRSITEEAERAAGGMQALSVKVQEASQNVERVHGFLGNIERSAAISEEEIQQIARASREHVETTHRIAEAILKIRDGMLATDIELPRVAASAMALSERAELVYDAIVESNAKTQHDDIQKAAAVTAKRIGKLFEEAIAAGRITEAALFDRTYKPIPNTNPPKHTTQFDTFTDRVLPDVQEGLLEAMPQLAYAGAVDNNGYFPTHNKKFSKPLTGDYDTDLVNNRTKRIFSDRTGKRCGANTKSFLLQTYKRDTGEVMHDLSVPIYVNGKHWGGFRVGYRSSQAEAGVPVATTGAAVVSQNVGTPSGKPSEKPAKQLTTASKIENSKGLVRQISA; encoded by the coding sequence ATGTTCCAAAGGAAAAGCAGGGTGCTGTCGCGGGCGCTGGATGTGTTGGTGGCCGTGGTGATTCCGGTTGCCGTCGGCGGCGGTGCGTTTGCCGGGCTGAACGCATCGGGATTGCCGCTTTCAGTATTGTGGCAAGCCGTGGCGGCGACGGCTGTGGCGGTGATCTTGTCCAGCCTTGCGAGCAGGCGCGGTAACGCGGATCAAGGCGTCAGCTTCGTCGACAAGATCGGCAGCGAAATCGATCACATCATGATCGGCGCGGCGGAGACTTCTTATTTTGTCGATTCCATCAAGAATAAAATCGGACAGGACGTGCAAGCGGCTAATGGCATCGTCGCAGGTTCCGAGCAGAACGCCAGCACCACCGAGCAAATTGCTGCCAATGCCGAGCGTGCTTCCAAGGTTGCTGCCGACGTACGCTCGGAAAGTGTGGCAGGTCGTGCTGAAGTCGATTTGGGATTGGCGCAGATCAGCAAGGCACGCCATGATGCGCAGAACGCTTCGGCCATGATGTCTGCGTTGCAGGAAAAATCCAAGCGCATCCACGGCATCACCGAAGTGATCAGTGAGATCGCGGCGCGCACCAATCTGCTGGCGTTGAATGCTGCGATCGAAGCGGCGCGCGCGGGTGAGCATGGCCGTGGGTTTGCCGTTGTGGCCGGTGAAGTGCGTCAACTGGCGCAACGCACGAAAGAGGCAACCGATGACATCGGTGCGATGGTACGGTCCATCACGGAAGAGGCGGAACGCGCTGCCGGTGGTATGCAGGCGCTGAGCGTCAAAGTGCAGGAAGCGTCACAGAATGTTGAGCGGGTACATGGCTTCCTCGGCAATATCGAGCGATCGGCTGCCATCTCTGAGGAAGAGATTCAACAGATCGCCCGTGCGTCTCGCGAACACGTGGAAACTACGCATCGGATTGCGGAGGCGATCCTGAAGATTCGTGACGGCATGCTGGCAACCGATATCGAATTGCCGCGCGTTGCTGCGTCGGCGATGGCTTTGTCGGAGCGTGCTGAACTGGTGTACGACGCGATCGTGGAAAGCAACGCGAAGACTCAGCACGACGATATCCAGAAAGCCGCTGCGGTCACCGCCAAACGCATCGGGAAATTATTCGAAGAGGCGATTGCGGCAGGGCGTATTACGGAGGCGGCGTTGTTTGATCGCACTTACAAGCCGATTCCCAACACGAATCCACCCAAGCACACCACACAGTTCGATACGTTTACTGATCGCGTGCTGCCGGATGTCCAGGAGGGATTGCTGGAAGCGATGCCGCAATTGGCGTATGCCGGCGCTGTCGATAACAACGGTTACTTTCCCACGCACAATAAGAAGTTTTCCAAGCCGCTAACCGGCGACTACGATACCGATCTGGTGAACAACCGTACCAAGCGCATATTCAGCGACCGCACCGGAAAGCGTTGCGGCGCGAATACAAAGTCATTTCTCTTGCAAACCTATAAGCGCGACACCGGTGAGGTCATGCATGACCTGTCAGTACCCATTTACGTTAACGGCAAGCACTGGGGTGGTTTTCGCGTCGGGTATCGGTCCAGTCAGGCTGAGGCAGGCGTGCCGGTCGCGACAACCGGTGCGGCTGTCGTGTCGCAAAACGTCGGAACGCCGTCAGGAAAACCGTCAGAAAAGCCGGCTAAGCAGCTAACCACGGCGAGCAAGATCGAGAACAGCAAGGGATTGGTGCGCCAGATCTCGGCTTGA
- a CDS encoding CheR family methyltransferase: protein MKPAPQNKLDSVKEFDFTNRDFDRVRDLIYKRAGIALAESKQEMVYSRLARRLRATGIGSFVQYLDLLERGGDADEWEAFTNALTTNLTSFFRESHHFPILADFVKTLKEPVTVWCSAASTGEEPYTIAMTLCEAYGSLTPPAQIIATDIDTNVLATGANGVYPMERIDKLSPERVKKFFLRGKGNQEGYVRVRPELRKMVTFKQLNLLGDSWPVQGQFDVIFCRNVMIYFDKPTQSKILSRFVPLMKSHALLFAGHSENFLYVSDALKLKGKTVYELNAASQRKVGK from the coding sequence TTGAAACCTGCGCCACAGAATAAGCTTGATTCTGTCAAAGAGTTCGATTTTACCAATCGTGATTTTGACCGGGTCCGCGACCTGATTTACAAGCGTGCCGGCATCGCCCTTGCAGAAAGCAAGCAGGAAATGGTCTATAGCCGGCTGGCCCGGCGGCTGCGTGCGACCGGTATCGGCTCGTTCGTTCAATATCTGGATTTGTTGGAGCGAGGTGGCGATGCGGATGAGTGGGAAGCCTTTACCAATGCGCTGACAACCAATCTGACGTCATTTTTCCGCGAATCGCATCATTTCCCTATCCTTGCCGATTTCGTCAAAACGCTGAAGGAACCGGTTACGGTCTGGTGTTCTGCCGCTTCAACGGGCGAAGAGCCATACACCATCGCCATGACGCTCTGTGAAGCCTATGGCAGCCTCACGCCGCCGGCGCAGATCATTGCCACCGATATCGATACCAACGTACTGGCGACCGGTGCCAATGGCGTATATCCGATGGAGCGCATCGACAAGTTGTCGCCTGAGCGAGTGAAAAAATTCTTCCTTCGCGGCAAGGGTAATCAGGAAGGGTATGTCCGCGTACGTCCGGAGTTGCGCAAGATGGTCACCTTCAAGCAACTGAACCTGCTTGGCGACAGCTGGCCGGTGCAAGGGCAGTTTGACGTTATTTTTTGCCGCAACGTGATGATCTATTTCGATAAACCGACGCAGAGCAAAATTCTGTCTCGTTTTGTTCCGCTGATGAAGTCGCACGCCTTGTTGTTCGCCGGCCATTCAGAGAATTTCTTGTACGTGTCGGATGCATTGAAGTTGAAGGGTAAGACTGTTTACGAACTTAACGCGGCGTCACAGCGCAAAGTGGGGAAATAA
- the cheD gene encoding chemoreceptor glutamine deamidase CheD gives MNPQGQDQFASNVYYDRTFDCDAAKILPGEYYFTHKDMMIVTVLGSCVSACIRDRVTGIGGMNHFMLPDSGDGDSPISASMRYGTYAMEILINDVLKAGARRENLEAKVFGGGNVLRGFIAINVGERNAQFVRDYLKAENIRVVAEDLNDIWPRKVYFFPRTGKVLVKKLKQLHNNTLVNREQDYASKLVTKPIGGAVDLF, from the coding sequence ATGAATCCCCAAGGTCAGGATCAATTCGCATCCAACGTTTATTACGACCGTACCTTCGACTGCGACGCGGCGAAGATACTGCCAGGTGAATACTATTTCACGCACAAAGACATGATGATCGTCACCGTGCTGGGATCGTGTGTGTCGGCGTGCATCCGCGACCGTGTCACCGGTATCGGCGGGATGAATCATTTCATGTTGCCCGACAGCGGTGACGGCGACAGCCCCATTTCAGCATCGATGCGCTACGGCACCTACGCCATGGAAATTCTGATCAACGACGTGCTCAAAGCAGGTGCGCGGCGTGAAAACCTGGAGGCGAAGGTATTCGGTGGCGGCAATGTATTGCGCGGGTTTATCGCCATCAACGTTGGCGAGCGCAATGCGCAGTTCGTCCGGGATTATCTGAAGGCGGAGAATATTCGTGTCGTGGCCGAAGATCTCAATGACATTTGGCCGCGCAAGGTGTATTTTTTCCCGCGGACCGGCAAAGTGCTGGTTAAAAAGCTCAAACAACTGCACAACAATACGCTGGTAAACCGCGAGCAGGACTACGCCAGCAAGTTGGTTACGAAACCAATTGGCGGCGCGGTCGACTTGTTTTAA